AAGCTATTAAATCGGAGGATATGGTTAGCCTGTAtgggggaggaggcggcGTGAAGCGGGCTGAAGGCCCTTTTGACGAGGAGACATACTGGGGAAATGAGTCAGAATGGGGTTTCAACCGGGCATCTATGCTCTCAACTTCGACCAATGAAACCGTTCGACCTGCTAAAACTCCCAAACGGACACCCACCTCCACCGTCCACACGTCATCTCCTACAGCTACTCTTGCCTGCTCATTATTGCCACTTGCCACGCTCTCGCCTGCTCCATATCAGCAACCACCTCCGCGCCGGTCAGGATTCTCACAGCAGATGGGTGCGGCGAgtgatgatggaagaagcgtTGATGGTTTAGGCGATCTTAGCATGGAAAAGGACCCTGTATGGCTAAAAGAGAGGACGCTCAGTGAAAAGATGGTGCTTCAGGCAGGGTTAAGGAGTCAACGGCAGAGAGTAGAAATTAGAAGAAGATAATGAGATGCTAAATAAGTGATTGGGGAATAAGCAGAGAGTTTGGCTCCTATTTTTGGCTTTTTGGTCCGTTGTTCTTTTCCTTACTTGTGTTGTAAGCATGCTGGCATGCCGTAGAATATACCCGAATAATTATCTTATTTGCtatgaagaaaaagaaaacatgTCCGATGTTGTTTATGCGTATTATGTACACCCTAGTGATGACATATACGCATACTATGATAGTAAAACCATTGTTGGTCAGGTGGTCATTTTTGACACGAAATTAGTGGAGAAATGAAGCTACATAACGAATCGACTTGTTGTGCCTTATTTTTTTTAGTTTGTCGTCTGTCCATCGTAACTGTGACACTTCATGATGGTTTTCAAAAGAACTCTTGCTAGTCTCGCCTGTGTAACCGTCAAGGGCTATCTAACACCTTGCCTGGTTCCTTATTCATTGCGTGTCGTCCATTATTGAATCCCACTTGTTTCTTTCATCATGCGGTTTCCACCGGTTTTGAGGGGATGTTCCTGCTACGAACTCATGCGCCTCTCCTACATGATTCACTTGTTTAATATGATGAGAAAATGCTTGTACTTATTTGTGGATTCAACCAAGGTAGTAGCTGATGATCTGGCAAGTCTCTTACCACACACCGTGTTGATCACCCTTTCACTTCCTTTCATTCCATATACACGAACCGTGGATAACCTCATTCCTCGTTCTGATCTCCTCGGAAGATAACATTGTGAAAGGATCACTGATGTACATTGTTGTCTGCTCGTTTATATGCCTTGAAGATGCGTTTTGTCCAGACTGGGTTTCATaactctcttcttttcatctgcGCATGTGATCCAGCCTCAACTTGGGTCTTCATCACCATGGTCTATAAAAAGGGAGGGTCAGAAGGTCTTCGAAGTCAGGCAAGTTCAATTTTTTTCCATTCCCCTCACAATCACCATGTCATCCGCTGGCCAAAAATCGATCTTTTCAACATGCCCACCACAAGGCCTTTCGAGGTAGGAACTCCAATTTCTCATACGTATCTTACGTACTTACCGAAGATATTGGGCTGTGAATAGCTTCAAGGTCACAACCCTTCACGCCCCTCCCAGGCTCTCAAGTAAAGTTCTCCGCCCGTCTTTTTCCAGCGCCAAGCCTCCAAAATGGGAAGTAGCCCTTGCAAACAAACCTCTAGACCTCCCAGAGAGAAGCTGTTTGGCCTGTTTCTTGTCATCTGTGGGTTCATCCAGGCAGAATAGGAGCATCCTCAAGGAATTCGCAGAAAGTCTTCGACCAGTACGACGGGAAGTCGCTGACTGGTCTGATAATGCGCACTGGCTCTTTGTATCCCCTGGCATGACTGATGATGGGCAGTTCGCAAGCAGAACAGTGCTGTCTCGAAAGAAGCCTTCAAAATTGGCCATTTCAGACTATGATCGGTAccaagatgaggaagattgTAGACCACCTGATGTTCCATGGTGGGATAGCGCGGTAAGTCGCGCAACGCAGTGGTACAAAGAACGCTGTAAAGCCTCGGGATTCGTGAGTGCATGGCAGATCGCACCCTATGCGTAAATATGTGCTAAAGGCACCGAATTGCCAGGATATTACTAAGCCGGCAAACCGTCAACAAGCCATCACAGAGTGGTCGTCTATCGTCGCTAACACTATCAGGCCCCTACTGAAGCGCAATTCCTCTGGATGGGCCAGTCATCCAAAGGTGGCGATCGTCACTGAGGAAGATATAGATTTCGCTCTTCGCAATGAATATTCatttgaagatggagagtaCGCCCCTGTGATTGTCAGCCGCAGCGCTACTCAACATGGCTCAGATATCATCCGCGTggtgatggaagaagagtgcgGTTCTCGCTCATCGgccacttcttctcgtcctgCGGCCCCCAACGCGCATTTGATCATTCATTCAGAGTACGCATCAGACTCAGGTGCTCCGACCGTCCATACTAGGCTCGCGCTCCCTTCCGATCCCACACTTCTGAGCAGGACTTCCCCCGCTGTATACGCCTTGTCCGACCCTGAAGATACTGAGGCGCAGCAATCAATGCAGAGTGTGATTAACCATGCAGTTGAGGCTTTTGGTCAGTTTGATCGTGATCCGAACAGATCAAAGGTTATCGAAAAAGGCCTGATGGGCCACTCCAGGAAAACTTGGATTGAACATAATCGAGACCCGATTAAAAAAGGCGAATGCCTCTCAAATTACACGGCCGCCTTTCTCTCGAGCTTTTTTGACGAACCTCGCGAAATTGAGGAAAGCACTCAGGGGACAGTATCCGATGCATATTTGACGCCCAAAATGGTTTCCTTGCATGGATATGAGAACAGGGCGTGGGAAAGTTGTCTTGAAAATGGTACAGTACATCCAGCATTTCTGCGTGATTCGTCGTCCATCAAGGAAGAAATTACAGAAGATGTGCGGCGTCGACTTCAAGGATTGTCAGGATATGGAGGAGCAGAAGTCTTTGAGACGCCGCCGCCACCTTACGAAAGTGATGGATATCTTCAGGAAAGTCATTCGGATGCTGGGTCATTGTTCCTTGATTTCCTgcaggatgaagaattAAGTCAGCACCAAGGACGAAGGACTGGCGGTGTTGGATCCGTATTCTCCCGTCATTTCTGGAGGAGAAACCGACAGGAAGATAGACATGGAGACTTTCAAAACTCTAAGAGTCCCAGAAGGTCATTAAGGGCTTCTTTGGCATTCCGGCTGTTAAGGGACAGTGACCTGTTTGACCTTTAAGCCTTGATGTACAATCCGAAGTCGATCATTGACCAAACTTCATGCTGAGCTAGGCAAAAAGAATTGAAAATTACTAATCATTTGAGGTTCTGTTATTGATAGCAAGCCTAATGTGCGAAATGGCTCAGCAGTACAATCCATGGTAAAATGCATACATACACTACCTCCCTCCCAGTCTTTAATGATTCTtgtcctttccttcttcttgtccctCCAAGCTCATGGCAATAGCTCTAGCAATGGCCgcctcctcatcttcctcctcctccatctcaatatcccctccttctcctctacTCATTGCTAATGCTCTCTTTAactcttcgtcctcctcttcctgctgtGCCACATCGGGAGCACGATTACCGGTCAGAGGATTGCCAGAAATGAAGGTACTTCCCGTCCCGGACTCGGCAATCGCACCAGCCTTGTCGGCAGCTTCTGCATGTGCTTGGGCGTTGGGGGTACCAGGAAGGTTACCTTTGTCGCCGGGAGCCATAAGAACATCAccggaggaggatgaagggtgGGTAGTAGAGAGGGGTTGGGTAAGGGAGTCCGGTAAGGCGACACCTGCGCCAGATGAAGGGCCGGCGTCAGCGGACTGGGATTGTTGTGCCTGAGCTTCTTGTAATGACATTCGGATGGCCTGGGAAGGGTTAGCGGCAttgttggaagaggacaagAGCCACATACCATGGCAAGTTCAGGATCCATGTTTGGATCAATGTCACCTTCAAATCCACCAGCGGCAGCCATGGGATTTTCGCCATCGAAGAGGATAGGTGATGAGGCGATCACATCGGAAAGGAATCGTTCTCCAGGAGGCACAGATACGAGGTTACTGTTTCGAATGAGCATGGACCCCTGGTAATAAAATGCTCGACGTACGACTCATCTCCAACGGCCTCGACCAAACCTCGCAGCTTCTCATCGTtgtctcttccttcatctccgaAAGTGACAATATCCACAAAAACGttgttcttcctcaaccttttccCGAGCTTGACGAGACTTTCCGCAGATTCTCCCAATGGTGATCCGACAAATATGACGATACGTTGGCGCTGGTTCTTGTTTTCCCGATGTTTGAGAGCAAGCTGAGCGATGGAGATTGCTGTAGAAAGTTGGGCGgtgttggagatgaggacTTTGGAGAGGGCGTGCATAAGACGTCCAAGGTCGTTTGTGGGCGTAACCAGTAGAGACGGACTGTTCCCGGCCATTGTCATCATTCCGACTGCGCTTTCTGGGTTGGCGTCCGTCTTGGCCGTGAATACAGTCTGGACGGCCTCTGCTTGGGCCTGGAAGCGAGTTGGAGGGTAGTCTCCATTGCGCATGTACTCGCTATTGTCCAGGCTGCGAGGATGTGAGCTGGAGAGCGGCGCAcgggaaggggaggacTCACATAAGCATGCAGGATTCGAGTGGCA
The nucleotide sequence above comes from Cryptococcus neoformans var. grubii H99 chromosome 1, complete sequence. Encoded proteins:
- a CDS encoding 26S proteasome regulatory subunit N10, coding for MPLESCMLILDNSEYMRNGDYPPTRFQAQAEAVQTVFTAKTDANPESAVGMMTMAGNSPSLLVTPTNDLGRLMHALSKVLISNTAQLSTAISIAQLALKHRENKNQRQRIVIFVGSPLGESAESLVKLGKRLRKNNVFVDIVTFGDEGRDNDEKLRGLVEAVGDESNLVSVPPGERFLSDVIASSPILFDGENPMAAAGGFEGDIDPNMDPELAMAIRMSLQEAQAQQSQSADAGPSSGAGVALPDSLTQPLSTTHPSSSSGDVLMAPGDKGNLPGTPNAQAHAEAADKAGAIAESGTGSTFISGNPLTGNRAPDVAQQEEEDEELKRALAMSRGEGGDIEMEEEEDEEAAIARAIAMSLEGQEEGKDKNH